One stretch of Streptomyces agglomeratus DNA includes these proteins:
- a CDS encoding DUF2637 domain-containing protein, with amino-acid sequence MNISPWALPAGLAVAGIGAAAVVALLVGNRRRAEEHNATAEERAQLAVQRRNAWQRRLAVIALGVGCLMMFVLAGIAAWLSFGAQREYAHAHNGGNWDQATGFALLLDAGALSLSLIRFFEALTLRSSALTRILLLGFVSASAAMNLLHAPGKGAGSAFLAVVPPLVYAILLEMLLFKVEQVIMGRQKRRKADQDRGYSLLLWLPWPIGAPVKMWKAWRTELLKTVDNVRVIGSQRPHPTEAVGEMTVERADTAAPTVTTAADTAPANALPAGSPLPTAEKAEEPTATTPAAAPQPVVAPQGSQEPAAKNEEAPVPPAVREPRPEPEPEPEPEAEAEAEADEGPGSTADPVEPIGKGAPLDPPGEDEPLPGDEDDEEPDPEHDTPPDDEGDQEARERLRIEIDLSVLPANLSQRQRAERIYIAHQAAGVALSHADLGKWAGYKNPNSGGNEYRRLEKTHGPILVREGATHVDLNWSHQEERADSGHAVAA; translated from the coding sequence ATGAACATCTCCCCCTGGGCGCTGCCCGCCGGCCTCGCCGTGGCCGGGATCGGCGCCGCCGCTGTCGTCGCCCTGCTGGTCGGCAACCGCCGCAGGGCCGAGGAACACAACGCCACAGCCGAGGAACGCGCCCAGCTCGCCGTCCAGCGCCGCAACGCCTGGCAGCGCCGCCTCGCCGTGATCGCCCTCGGCGTCGGCTGCCTGATGATGTTCGTCCTCGCGGGCATCGCCGCCTGGCTGAGCTTCGGGGCGCAGCGCGAGTACGCCCACGCCCACAACGGCGGAAATTGGGATCAGGCCACAGGGTTCGCGCTGCTCCTCGATGCCGGCGCGCTGAGCCTGTCCTTGATCCGCTTCTTCGAAGCTCTCACCCTGCGCTCCTCCGCCCTCACGCGGATCCTGCTGCTCGGCTTCGTCAGCGCTTCGGCGGCGATGAATCTGCTGCACGCCCCGGGCAAGGGCGCCGGCAGCGCCTTCCTCGCCGTCGTGCCGCCGCTGGTCTACGCGATCCTGCTCGAGATGCTGCTCTTCAAGGTCGAGCAGGTCATCATGGGCCGGCAGAAGCGCCGCAAGGCCGACCAGGACCGCGGCTACAGCCTGCTGCTGTGGCTGCCCTGGCCGATCGGCGCGCCGGTGAAGATGTGGAAGGCGTGGCGAACCGAGCTGTTGAAGACCGTCGACAACGTCCGCGTGATTGGCTCCCAGCGCCCCCACCCGACGGAGGCCGTAGGCGAGATGACCGTGGAACGGGCCGACACCGCCGCACCCACCGTCACCACCGCAGCCGACACAGCACCGGCGAACGCGCTGCCGGCCGGCTCCCCGCTGCCCACCGCCGAAAAGGCTGAGGAACCCACCGCCACGACGCCGGCCGCCGCGCCCCAGCCCGTCGTCGCGCCGCAGGGCTCGCAGGAGCCGGCCGCGAAGAACGAAGAGGCCCCGGTACCGCCCGCAGTGCGCGAGCCCCGCCCGGAACCGGAGCCGGAACCCGAGCCGGAGGCCGAGGCTGAGGCTGAGGCGGACGAAGGCCCGGGATCTACGGCAGACCCCGTCGAGCCCATCGGGAAGGGCGCGCCCCTGGACCCGCCAGGCGAGGACGAGCCGCTGCCCGGTGACGAGGACGATGAGGAGCCGGACCCGGAGCACGACACCCCGCCGGACGACGAAGGCGACCAGGAGGCACGAGAGCGACTACGAATCGAGATCGACCTTTCGGTGCTCCCTGCGAACTTGTCCCAGCGGCAGCGGGCCGAGCGGATATACATCGCCCACCAGGCCGCCGGCGTAGCCCTGTCGCATGCTGACCTGGGCAAGTGGGCCGGCTACAAGAATCCGAACTCCGGCGGCAACGAGTACCGCAGGCTGGAGAAGACACACGGACCCATCCTGGTCCGCGAGGGTGCCACCCACGTCGACCTGAACTGGTCCCACCAAGAGGAGCGGGCCGACTCCGGCCACGCGGTGGCGGCCTGA
- a CDS encoding DUF6233 domain-containing protein, with the protein MWVTDQQLRPIDGVDLSGVPTHRDPRTLPPPRPTGWVVRPGAGRRGTVIHDAACAAAAGGGHEVGTLEALDALMRPGARACHDCPAAEILVPALELGQGHG; encoded by the coding sequence GTGTGGGTCACCGACCAGCAGCTGCGGCCGATCGACGGGGTCGACCTGTCGGGCGTCCCGACGCACCGCGACCCGCGGACACTGCCTCCGCCCAGACCGACCGGCTGGGTCGTCCGCCCTGGGGCCGGCCGCCGCGGCACCGTCATTCACGATGCCGCCTGCGCTGCGGCTGCCGGAGGGGGACACGAGGTCGGCACGCTCGAAGCACTGGACGCTCTGATGCGGCCCGGAGCGAGGGCATGTCACGACTGCCCGGCCGCCGAGATCCTCGTCCCCGCCCTTGAACTGGGCCAGGGCCACGGCTGA